TATGCTGTTTAAAAGATTTTGGCATGTGAAATGGATGATACACAGTCCAAAAGTATAGCTTTTTATCAGAAAAATTGTAAATTCCTGTTTTTTTAGGTACAATATCATTTATGAATAAGGTACTTATTATAGACGATGAAAAGGATATACTCGATAGTCTTTCTTCAATTTTAAAGGATGAGGGTTTTCATGTATTTAAGGCTACTGATGGCAGGGAAGGACTTTCCATTTTCGAGAGAGAAAAACCGGAAATCATCCTCCTTGATGTATGGATGCCTGAGATGGATGGTTTGCAGGTATTGAGAAACATAAAGAATAAAGATGAAAATGCTATTGTAATTGTTATATCTGGACACGGAACGATCTCTACTGCGGTAGAAGCGGTAAAGATGGGTGCCTATGACTTTCTTGAAAAACCCCTGTCTATAGACAAGGTGCTTGAGGTAATTTTTAGAGGTTTGAATAGGGAAGATAAACTTAAAGAAAAGATAGATGATTTTAAGATAGGAATCTCAAGAGGTTTTGATATTTTTAAGCAGAAGACAATAGGAAAAAGTATTGTGGTATATGGGGTCGGTCTTCATTCAGGCGTAAAAACAGGAATGATACTTCTTCCAATGCCTGAAGACACAGGCATAATCTTTGAACATATACCTGATGGTGAGCGTATACCGGCTTATATTGATTATGTATATTCTGTTGGATATGCTTCATCTGTGAAAGGAAAATATTGTATTGTAAGAACCATTGAACATCTTCTTGCTACATGTCATATGTATGGCATCACCAACCTTCTGATAAAAGTAAGTGAAGAGATACCAATATTTGATGGTTCTGCTATTGAGATATGCAATAAGATGGAAGAAGCCGGCATAGTTGAACAGAAAGAGGGGATTGAACCCCTAAGGATTCAACGGAGGGTTCAGCTTTCAAATTTAAATAATGGTAAATCTCTATATATAGAGCCCTCTGATGTATTTGAAGTTGATTATCTTTTAGAACATTCAAAACCGATTGGTATTCAGAGATACCATTTCATGGGGGATAAAGATAATTTTGTGAGGGAGATAGCCCCCGCCAGGACGTTCGGATTTATAAAGGATTTTGAACAACTTGCAAAGATGGGCCTTGCCTCAGGTGGAAGGATAAACAATGTAATAATCTTGAGTGATGAAGAAGTAATCAATACGCAACTTAGATTCGAGGATGAGTTCGTGAGGCACAAAATACTCGATTTAATTGGAGATATATACCTTCTCAACAGACCAGTGATAGGCAGAATTGTGGCGAAACAGACAGGACATATTGAAAATATTGCGCTTGTTAAAGAACTCAAGAGACTTTTTTACGAATAAATCTCGATATTATAAACTCTGCAACACCTTTTATATCATCCCTTTGAAATGTAGGGACATGAGCGTCTATTGATTCATCCGTTATAATTGCGATAAGGTTTTTATCATTGTAACATAGAGGTTTAGCCCCTTCCTTGGGATGATAGATTTCAATCTTTGGCATATTCCCTTGTTTGTATCCTTCGGTGATTAGAATTTCAACATTGCTTACGTATCTGGACAGAATTTCATCCAGCGTTAGTTCAGTTTCAACATCTTCTACCAACGCTATCTTTTTGGGGGAAGATATGATTACAATCTTTGCGCCTGCCTTTTTATGTCGATAGGTATCTTTGCCGATTATATCGATCTCAAAATTATGAGGATGGTGTTTTATTGTGGCTACCTTGAGACCCTTGTCTTTGAGCACTGGTATCAATCTTTCTATAAAAGTTGTCTTTCCGACCTTTGATTTGCCAACTATAGAGATTACAGGAATATTCTTTTTATCCATAATCTCTTAAGGCTGTAATTTTTCTGAGAAGTAGAAATGGAAAGCGACTATTACTAATGAGTGGGTAATAATTCCCTTTTCTATGAGTGAAGGAATTTCTAATATGGGTACAAGCACTACCTCTATGTCTTCATCGTCATCAAGGTTTTTCTCGGCAACCTTTTTTACGTTTTCAGTGAGATATGTATGGCAGAGGTTATTAAATATTGCGGGGTTGGGATTCGTAGCCCCTAAGTACTGTAAGTTTTCTCCCGTATAACCCGTCTCTTCTAAAAGTTCCCTCAATGCAGCATTCTCCGGCCCTTCATCATCCACAAGACCTCCAGGTATCTCAAGGGTTACTTCTCTTGAGCCATGCCTGTATTGTTTGATCATCACGACTTCTCCGTTTTCAGTAATAGGGATAATATTCACCCAATCGTTAGTGTCTATTGTGTAAAACTCACTTATTCTCTCTGTCCTTGGAGAGTGTGCCTGATTTATTAGTATTTTGAATACCTTGTAATCCCTATCTACCCTTGAATCTAAAAGTTTCCATTCTTTTATCATAACGTGTCAGGTTAAGAAGCTAACATAACACCTTTTAGCTTTTCAACTGCATTTGTAATAATTCAGCAGTCAGCCTTAAAATATTTAGTACTTATTGATGATCCAATCAATTATTTTTTTCTTTCATCGGTTTGCCACAGCAGATCAAATCACAAGTCTCAATACAACCGCATGCGTTATCTACCGCCACAACCATACCACAAATATTGCAAATTAATTTGCTACCCTTCTTCAATCCTGGTGTTTTGGCAGGTTTTGTTTTTTTCACAGTCTTTTTTGGTGTTGCCTTTTTTACTACTTTTTTTGTTGCCATTGTATTACCCCCTTTTCAATTTATTCTATAAATAGTTTCTCCTTCTATTGTATAAAAATCTTATATTCTGTCAAGTTAAAATTTTTTGGTTTAAGTTGTCGGTAAGGAGAAATTATATGGTTATACATAAATATTTTGCAAAGTCATGAAAAGAAAAAAAGTCTTGCAAGAAAGACTGTGAGAATTGTTTTGGTTTAAGAGAAAAAAATCCTATAACAAAAAAGGTTTTATTTTTTGCTATCATTAGTTTTGACCCAGCAGATCAAATAACAGACTACATCATAACTAACATGTAGTATCTACAGTTTAACTGCACTGCTTATGATATAACTTAGCTAACTGTTTTTTTGAATCCCTGTCATCTTCGCTGGTTTTGCTTTTGTTACAAACTTTTTAACTTATTTTTTTATTGCTGCTTTTTTGGCTGCCTTCTTCGGTGCTGCCTTTTTTACTACTTTTTTTGTTGCTGCCTTCTTCGGTGCTGCCTTTTTTACTACTTTTTTTGTTGCCATTGTATTACCCCCTTCGGTTTTTATTTTGAAACTATCTGTCTTTACTATTCTACAAAATGATTTTTCTGTCAAGAAAAGTTTTTAAAAAATATATTTTTACTATTTTATTTTTTACTACTCGACGTTCACTTAATTTATATATGACACATATTATTAAATGTACATTCGGCGCATGCATCATCAGTATAAGGTTTGAATGGTTTTGAACTATTTAGAATATCTCTTAAAACTGTTTTTATTACTTCAATATATTTTTCCTGTATATGTTCCCTTTCTATTTTTGTGTTACCTTTAAATAAAAATTCCTCTTCATTATTCCTGAGCAGTATCAATTTTGCATTGATGTTACCCAAAGGTATATTAAATGTATTTTGAAATAGATGAACATAGGTAGGTAATTGAAGCGAATTTATATTCTTGCGTATATCTTCGATCGAATTGAGAGCTGTTTTTTTAAGAGAGCCCTGAGAGTATTGTTTTATGCCACCTGTTTTATAATCTACTATTACATACTCATTCTCTTGCGGGTAAAAATCTACTCTATCTATCCTGCCTTTAAATTTTATTTTCTCGTCATCTAACACAATTTTATCTTCTATCCTTTCTTCAAGATATTTTATCGTGAATGGTCTTGATGCCTCTTTTACATTTTTCTTTAAGAATGATTCTAATTTATATGTAGTGAGTTTTTTGAAAAGATAATATTCACCTGTAATTAATCTGTTTGTAAAATGTCTTTCTATCATATCATACATATTTGAAAGAATTTCATCATACATGGAAGGGGTAATTTCTCTATTTTTAAATATCTCAAATGTGTTGCAGAGGATACGATGGATAATCTTTCCTCTGTCCATTACATCTATATCTTCTGTTACTTCTCTTTTTTGTTCAAAGTTTAAAATATGGCTGTAATAAAAAACTGTCGGGCAACGTATGTAATCATCAATTTCTGAAGGTGTGTATAACCTTGTTGAAAGTAGTCTGAGGATATTTTCTGTTTTTTTAATTTCAGGCAATATTTCCTGGGGTTTTAAATTGATTCTATAAATTGATCTATCTATTTTTATCACACCTATTTCTTTTTTACTTTTTTCTTCTTCCCATAAAATCTGTTCGATATATCTGCTTCGTGGTTTATCTTCTGAATCGATATAAAGCAGGTGGACATCTTTTGCAGATTCTATTAAACGATAAAAATAGTATCTGTAGATTTCTTCGTTGTGTTCGGGCGTTGGTATACCGAGTTTATCATATACACCCAGCGGTACAAGTGGGTCAATCTTTTTTGGCTCAGGAATTATTCCTTCATTCACATCAAGTATAACAACCCTGTCAAACCGTATATTTCTTGATTCGAGGACACCAAGAATTTCAACAGGCTCTATTGGTTTTGTTTCAAAAGGTAAGGTGGTTGATTTTAGGGACTGTAAAATAAAATCACATAATACCCGTCTGTTCTCCTCTTCGCCTGGATGGAATCGCTCCTTACTAAATTTTGTATGCTTCATCTTTTCTAAAAGTTCAAACATCTTCTTAAATATTTCACCCGAGAGGATGTATGAGCGGATTGGTGTGTGATTGAGAGTGAAATCGAGTGCTTCTTCAATCTTCTCTGAGTATTCATACAGTGTGTTGGCATCCTCAAAATTTTCGAAAAATATTTTATGTATCCTTTTTAATACTTCCCGATTGTCCACTATTCCCAGCCTGGTAGCCTTTTCAATCTCTTCTAAGATTATGAAAGGTTTATTGGCAAGATTGCTTTCTGGATAGCCTCCAGTGAGTGATTTTTCAATATCCAGCAGGAATGTTCTTATGTCTGCGCCAAGCATCAGGTTTTTCACAAATGGATGGAGGATCACATTGAGATAATGTCTGGCCGGGTAGAGGCCTTCTTTACGTCTTGCAATCTGAGCGTTTAATATATTTGAGATTAGATCAAATACAGGTGTTCTTGCAAGAGGATAACCAAGGGAGATATTGTATCTTGTATCGATTCTATCTATTGCAAATGTGAGAAGAGGGAAAAGGGGCTCCGATGTTGGAAGAATAATAGCTGTTTTTTGTGCATCAGTTGTTTTTAAGATTTTATAGACCTTTAAAATTTCCGAATGAATATCAAAACCAGAGTAAATTTTTATACTTTTATGATTTGTCCTTTCACAGGGTATGTTTTCAATTTGAGCGCCAAAGTATGAGGCCAGATGAGTGAGCATCTGCCAGTCTTCAACTTTGCCCTCTAAAATAATATCTCCCTTACCCTTCTCCCAAATATCTTTTAAAAGCTCTTTTTCTGTACCGGTGAGGCCGAAAAGTCCTGCGAAATAGATGTGTGCAAATTCGTTAAAATCAATTTCCCCTATAACATCTAATGCGCTTAAATATTTATAGCCCCGTGTGAAGTATTTATGCCTTTTTAGAGTCTCATGAAACTCATCCCTTAAAATGCTTATGTTTATGAGCAGTGTATTAACACCTTCAGGAACGTCATACCCTATTTCTGCGTTCCTTTCTAGGGAATGTAGTTTACTGTTGGGGATATTTTCAGTGTCGAGTTGATTGATAAAATCGAGGAGATATTGACCCCAATAAAAAAATTCTCCAAAACCATTCTCGCGAAACGGGTGGTTGTTAAAGACATCCAAAGATTGAATCGATTGATAGAGCAACCAGATTGCGTCAGCGTACTCTAAGTCGGTAAAGGTATGATATTTCTTTTTTGCCACGTAATCGATGAATTCATCCATAGAGAAGAAACTGGGGGGATAGAAGGGTTGAGTAGCCTTTTCTGCAAATTTTCTTTTTAAATAGAGGGAAGGTCTCTTTCCTGCAAAGACAACCGCAGTTTCTGAGAGGGGTTTTCCACCCGCAATGATAAAGTTTTTCAATGCTTCAATAAAATCTGTTCCCAGTGGAATGGAGTATATTTTTTTCATGGAGCAATTATCCTATTATCATCAATATATAACAGGTACTTTTTAATAGACTTACCCTGGTGAATCTTCTGTAAGAGAGATGCGTAATTTGTTATCTGTTCACCATGCTCTATGGCATGAGATTCTCCTGTCTTAAAATCAATTACATCTACATGGTCACTATGTATGATAATCCTGTCAACCTTATAAGTTTCACCTTTGCGATCAATTATTTCTTTCTCCGTATATACAATGTCACCTTTTTCAGGGAGGAAAAACTTTTTGAATTCAGGGTGGTGGAAAAATTTGATTATCGTATTTTTTATTTCTTCTTCATATGGATGGAAACCATATTTTGCAATCCCCGTAGTTATACATGTATTCAAAAACTCTTCATGGTCATCCGGTAGCTCTTTGACCATGGAAAGGATGTAATGAATAACATCGCCCTTCTTTTTTGCAAATATCTGGTTTTTTGATATCTTTTCCGGTTCTACAAATTTTGTTTTTATTTTCTCTATCCATTTAATGTCGTCTCCAATGTTATCAAAAAACAGAATATTTTCTTCATCTCCTATCCTATGTTCCATGAACAGTGAAGAGCGCTTACCTATTTCTATGGTATTATCTTTCACATATTTTTTTAAATCATCTATATTGAAAAGATAATCGATAAGATGATTTTTCTGTCTTTCCGAATCGGTTAAAAACATGTATAGTTCCTTTTCTGCCCTCGTACAGGCAACATACATGTTGTTAAGTTCATCAAACAGGTATTCCGCCTCTTTTTCCTGATAGATGTTTTTGAGGTTTTCTGAATAGTCAGTAAAGTCTTTCTTTATGTAGAGAAGTTTCAATATGTCTTTTTCTGATACATAAAATTTCGCTTTATCTCTGCTGTCAGAGGCGCCGAAGGTATTCAGTTTTAAAAATGGCAGGATGACAATAGGAAACTGTAGCCCCTTTGCCTTATGAATCGTGAGCACTTTAACGGCATTTGCCCCTTCTGTGGTTTTCAATAAAAATGGTGCCTCTGTCTCTGGACTATCACCATAAAGATTACCTGAGCCTTCATTCCAGAACCTAAGGAAACCGGTGAGATTATTCTCCCCGAGGCCCTCCCTCTCTTTTATAAGCTCACACACATGGAGGAAGTATGGTGCATCTTCGGAAAAATGCTTTAATATGCCCCATCTTTTCAGGAAAAGAACAACAAGCTCATAAAGCGGGAGATATCCGGCGCTTTTAAAGAAATATTCAAAATACGTATCCCAGAGATGGGGATAATCCTTTTGAAACATTTTATAAAGATGGTGAGGCGTATTATTTATTCTATTGTCTGTTATCCATTGAATGATTTCATCTTCGATGATTTCAGTCTTGTTAAGGAAAATTTTTCCGGTGATAAATCCTGCGAAGGACATATCATCACCCGGTGTATTGATAAACTGCAAAAAGCTTATCATCTCTTTTATTAATGGATTATTCTTCACATTCACGGTGAATTCTGAATCGACGCTTATGCCCATTTCAAGAAGTATCTTCACAATGAATTGTGCCTCTTCCCTTCTTCTTGTAAGAATAGCAATGTCTTTATCCTGAAAGACATTGCTATTTCTTATCTCCCTAATTAGTTTCTTAAACCTTTCCCCGGTTATTTGATTTTTCTCTTCCTTGACAAATGTTTCCTTTGTCTTCCCCTCGTCATCCTTTTGAATGAGCTTTTCTATATAGACATGCCCCTCATCCTTTTTTGATTCAAGGCATGACTGAGTTGAATCCTGATATGTTTCTATAATCTCTCCTCTACTTTTTGGGAATATGTCCTTCATCATGGATTCAATGATATTGTTCAAATTTGGAGGACTGAATATTGTATTGTTGAATGTTACAATATGTTCACCGCTTCTGTAGTTTGTGCCAAGATTAAGCCTGTAGACTGGATAGGATTGATAAGTACGTGCAACTTCATCGACGAGTTCTGGCTTTCCTCCACGCCAGCGGTAGATTGCCTGCTTTTTGTCTCCCACAAGAAAGAGCGCACCACCTCTGCTCAGTGCTTCTTCCACAAGGACTTCAATATTTTTCCATTGAAGGTGATTTGTATCCTGGAACTCATCTATAAGGAAATGGAAGTATTGTTCTGCGAGGGCATAATAGATTTCAGGAATAAAGTGTTCTCTATTGATTATCTGTTGTAATAATTTGTTAAGTTGTTCTATGAGTATAAGCCTTTTACGATAGGTAATCTCCTTTTTGAGCATTTGTTTGAATAGATTGTATATTTCTATGTATGAGGAAAACTTAAACTCAGATATGGCTTCTGTAAACCTTGCAAGTAGTTGCCTTATTTCTTGCCACAATTTTTCGTATTCTTCGTCAGGCAGGGCGCTTCCTTTGTTTAAACATTCTTTTATCGTTTGTTTTTTGAAGTAGCTGCTACCCTTAAATTCAAGTCTATTTGAAATGGAAAACTCCGTGAGGGCTTTTAAAAAATTTTTGTTCACTTTTATTTGAGACATTGTTTTCAGGTAGTGTGATAGTACCTTAAAATCTTTTTTAATCTGTTTTCGAACAAGTTCAAGCCGGTCTATGTTAATTGTATATGCAAATTCTTTATTTTCTTTTGCCTCTTCTTTCCAAAAGTTATAGATGGTGTCCCTTAAAAATATTTTGGGTATCCAGCTTACATTCTCGCCTTCCATTTCGATATAATTTTTCAGGAACCTGTCAAACTTTTCTCTTACGGTTTTATCTTCAAGTATCTGTTGCAGGCATTCCTGGAGTACGAAATCAATATATAATGAAGATTCGGTGGAGATATCAAAATCAGGAGGAAGGTTTAATTTAAAAGCAGATGCCTTCAGGGTGAGGTTTACAAAGCTGTCAATTGTGCCCACTTTAAAATCGTAAAAATTCCTGATCAAATCCTCAAAATTGTTTTTTATTGTTTCAATAATGTCATTTCTTAAGGATTCGAGTCCTGCCTTGGCGGGATTGAATCCTTGACCCCTCATTTCTTCACTGCTTAAGATTTCATCAATTGGTTTACGGGAGGAATGTTCAAATGGGATATCCAGGATAATCCGTTTCATCCAGTCAATGATACGGAGGCGCATTTCTGCAGCCGCTTTATTTGTGAATGTGATGGCAACGATATTGGATATATGATTCTTTACAGGGCTTTCAATGAATTTATCGATGGCGAGTAATTGAAGGTATCTTAGTGCAAGCCTGTAGGTTTTACCAGCACCTGCTGATGATTTTACGGTGAGGATATGGGGCAATTCCCAATTATTTTTCATAAGAGAATATGGTTATTTCTCTTAAGTAGTTTAAAAAAATTATCCACCTAATTTGTTCCCCCTTATTATATTGAATATACCATAAATACCTTATCCACTCATTATTTCATTACTTTTTGCTTAGGTTCTTTACCCATCCAACCCCTTTTGGCATTTATCAATAGTTGACCCATTCCTCCTTGACAGCTTATAAAAATACATCTATATTTTTTCCTGTGACTTCTGTGTATTTAGACCTGATCAAGGAAATCGATCGTCTCTGGGCCCCGGTGTATCCCTATTTAGCGAAACAGATTAATGAACTCTACGGCCGAAAAGACGGGAACATAATGGAAATTGGCCCCTTCTGTGGGACAATATTTGCCTTACATAAACAGAATATTGGTAGCTCTTTCCTCATTGCAACCTTTCCGCAGGGGATGGGTAGTTTTTTCTGTCAGGAAGTAATGAAAATGGGGCTTGAAAAGAAAATCAATGTTATTGAAACAGAGACCTCCCTATCCTGTGTTAAAGAAAACACTGTCGATCTTGCCATTTTTCGAGGGGCCTTATTCTTCCCCTCCCTGTTCCAGGTCAATCTTTCGGCAGTCCATAGGATTCTCAGGACCAATGGGGTTGCCTTCATAGGGGGAGGGTTCGGGAAATTCACCCCCCGTAATTTGATTAAGGATATCGGGGCACAGTCACGAGACCTAAACCTCAGGATTGGTAAGATTGAAATAAGGTCAGATAAGCTATGGCAGGACATCAAGGCGAGCAAACTGAAAGGAAAGATTGAGGTCATATCCGAAGGTGGCTTATGGGTGGTAATGAAAAAGTAGGCAGGGAGAAGAAATTAGAGCATCCTTACCTTTGACAGAGGCCTGATTCTCTCTACTTCTGGATTGAGCCAGTAGGGAGGGGACTCGCCTTTTAATACTGATAGAAGGTTGCTGGCGGCAACTTCAGCCATCTTTGCCCGTGTCTTTCTCGTTGCACTCCCTATATGTGGAAGGAGTATGACGTTATCAAGCTCAAGAAGGGGATTATCCTCGCCTATGGGTTCCCTTTCGAACACATCGAGACCTGCCCCTCCTATCCACTTTTCTTTCAGGGCTTTTACCAGAGCCGTCTCATCAACCGTAGGCCCCCTCGAGGTATTAATCAGGATGGCGCCTGATTTCATCAATCTGAGACCTTTTTCGTCTATCATATGGTATGTTTCTTTTGTGAGAGGGGTGTGGATGCTCACAAAGTCCGATTCCCTGAGCAGGTCTTCAAGAGGTCTGTATTCAACACCAAGCCCGTTTTCTTCTTCAGGAGAAATCCGGGCAATATCAGTGTAGAGAACCTTCATATTAAACCCCTTCGCCCTTTTTGCCACTGCCTTCCCTATCCTCCCGAGGCCTATAATGCCTATTATGCTTCCCCAGACACTCTCTCCAAGAAGCAATGTAGGGGACCATGAAATTTTCCAGTTGAGTTTTCGTACAAACCTGTTTGCCTCTATAATCCTCCTCGATACACTTAAGATGAGGGCAAACACAAGATCGGCTGTTGCATCGGTGAGGACACCAGGGGTATAGCCGATATATATACCTCTCTTTGTGGCTTCATTCACATCTATATGCTCAAAACCTGCACTAAAGGTACTGATTACTTTAAGTTGAGATGCGGCCTCGATAATGTTTTTATTGATTCTGTCGGTGAGGAGACAGAGAAGTCCATCCTTATCCCTGATGTTCTGTATGATTTCTTCCTCCCCAGGAGGCACATCATAAGGGTGGAGCACAACGTCACAAAACTTCCCTATAAGCTCCAAACCTGGCGGAGGGATCCTTCTGGTAATGTACACTTTAGGTTTCATATACTACCCCCTTAATAGAAAAGAATTTCCTTGTAGAAGAACCCATTCCGTTCAGCAAATTTTCATCGTGTACTTCACACAACCTCAATCATGATCCGTCAGTGCAGGAGTTCCTCGATGATTTCAGCCGCATCTCTGACGTATTTGACACAAATGGTATAAAACAAATTTTTTTCTTTTATGAGCTTAATCCCCCCTAATGTACTTATGTCATAACCAAGCAATTCCCTGCATTTAATGGAGCCATTGCGTGATTTAAACCTTTCAACAAATTCTCTTACAATGAGGTATGTCTTTTCTTTTGCCTCTTCATCCTCGGCCTTTATCTTGCCATGCTTAAGCCCTATGACTATGAATGCACCGGTCACGGCCCCGCACACTTCGCCCATACGTGCCATCCCTCCCCCAAAGGCACCTGCGACCTTGAGCGCAGTTTCTTTTTCAAGGCCCAATTCAGGGCCATAGGTTGATAGTATTGCCTGGGAACAGCTGAAGGTTTCCTTGAAGCAGCTCACTGCACGTTCAGGATTATTCATCTTTCATCCTCATTCCTCTTTTAAGATCACAACCTCTATCTTTTTCCTCAACCCTTCTGCAAACTTCTCTGCATTCATTCTTGTCCCGATTATTTTGCCGTAATGCATCGGTATTGCAATATCGGGTTTAATATCGAGGGCTGCCTTGACCGCCTCTTCTGCTGTCATCACGTAAATTCCTGATACTGGTAGAAGGGCAATGCCCACATTTTTAAAAGTCTTCATCTCCGGGATGTAGTCTGTATCCCCGGCAAGGTATATCCTCTCTCCTCTTACCGTGAAGATGTACCCCACGCCGTCTTTATCCTTTGGGTGAAACTTCTTGTCAATGTTGTATGCCGGTACTGCTTCAATACGAATGCCGCCTATATCCATCACATCCCCCCGTTTTGCTATCTTCACATTTCCTGATAACTTCTCTGCACAGGAAGGTGTGGTAACTATCACGGTATCTGGTCCCTGAATCTTCTTTATGTCCTCTGGTGAGCAGTGGTCATGGTGTTCATGGGTTATCAGGATTATGTCCGCTCTGTCCTCTTCGCCGCTATCTTTTATTTTGAATGGGTCTGTATAGATAACCTTCTCACCTGTAATTTTAAATGTATCATGGCCGAGCCAGTGGATATCTTTGACCAGTAATTTTGCACCTTTCACATCAGCCATCGCACTTACTGCAAAGCCAAGGATAAGGATTATCACGAATATGGATAGAAACCTTTTCATAATACCCTCCCGATTTTTTAATAATTATAGCATAAAAAGATTGTCTATCTGCAAGTCAGAACTGCCCTTTCATGGCATAAGCTTCGACCGTATAAGCCTTATTGTCCTGGCGACCTAATGGTCAGCCATCTTTGATGTATCAATTAGAGAGCTGATAGCTATTTGCTGAGAGCTGCCTTTCAGTAATCCCCCTCCTGTGTAATGCCGGAGAGAACCCAGTTTTTCTCACTAATCTTTCGTGTGAAGGTCCAGTACTCGAGAAACTTTACAGGATTTGTAGAACTTCCTGAGATGACCTGGTTATTCGTTTCATCAATTGTATAATCGAGAAGGCTTGCGAGAAATTTGACCGTGATATATTCTTCGCCCCGATCCTGGGCAGCATCGACGATCTCCACCTGGCGAACGGCGATGTTCTCAAGGCGGTTGATTTGTTTATCTGCTATGGTTTTGTTTATGTCTTCCTGAAATGTGCTTAACATCTGTGGGGTCAGAAGATGTCTTGCCCCGCTCAAATCGAGTTTTGTCCATGCACTCTGGATCTTGAAGAAGTTGTCCTCCACAGTCTCTTTAAACCTGCCTTCATTGAAGGACGGATCCATTTCCCTGATGTAGCGGAGCCCTTCTTCCATTGTAGAAGGGGTATAAGCCTCTTCTGCGGCAGGGGCATCGTATGTATAAGAAGGGGCATAGGCACTCCCTTGAGAACTCATCTGCATCTCCCTTCGGGCCCGAAAACGTTTGACTACAAAATAGATGATCGCCAGGATGACGAGGATGATGATAATATCACCAAAACCGAATCCTCCACCACCCCATCCCTGTCCACCGGCGTAACCGTGGCCACCAA
The Pseudomonadota bacterium genome window above contains:
- a CDS encoding PD-(D/E)XK nuclease family protein → MKKIYSIPLGTDFIEALKNFIIAGGKPLSETAVVFAGKRPSLYLKRKFAEKATQPFYPPSFFSMDEFIDYVAKKKYHTFTDLEYADAIWLLYQSIQSLDVFNNHPFRENGFGEFFYWGQYLLDFINQLDTENIPNSKLHSLERNAEIGYDVPEGVNTLLINISILRDEFHETLKRHKYFTRGYKYLSALDVIGEIDFNEFAHIYFAGLFGLTGTEKELLKDIWEKGKGDIILEGKVEDWQMLTHLASYFGAQIENIPCERTNHKSIKIYSGFDIHSEILKVYKILKTTDAQKTAIILPTSEPLFPLLTFAIDRIDTRYNISLGYPLARTPVFDLISNILNAQIARRKEGLYPARHYLNVILHPFVKNLMLGADIRTFLLDIEKSLTGGYPESNLANKPFIILEEIEKATRLGIVDNREVLKRIHKIFFENFEDANTLYEYSEKIEEALDFTLNHTPIRSYILSGEIFKKMFELLEKMKHTKFSKERFHPGEEENRRVLCDFILQSLKSTTLPFETKPIEPVEILGVLESRNIRFDRVVILDVNEGIIPEPKKIDPLVPLGVYDKLGIPTPEHNEEIYRYYFYRLIESAKDVHLLYIDSEDKPRSRYIEQILWEEEKSKKEIGVIKIDRSIYRINLKPQEILPEIKKTENILRLLSTRLYTPSEIDDYIRCPTVFYYSHILNFEQKREVTEDIDVMDRGKIIHRILCNTFEIFKNREITPSMYDEILSNMYDMIERHFTNRLITGEYYLFKKLTTYKLESFLKKNVKEASRPFTIKYLEERIEDKIVLDDEKIKFKGRIDRVDFYPQENEYVIVDYKTGGIKQYSQGSLKKTALNSIEDIRKNINSLQLPTYVHLFQNTFNIPLGNINAKLILLRNNEEEFLFKGNTKIEREHIQEKYIEVIKTVLRDILNSSKPFKPYTDDACAECTFNNMCHI
- the lpxC gene encoding UDP-3-O-acyl-N-acetylglucosamine deacetylase, translated to MNKVLIIDDEKDILDSLSSILKDEGFHVFKATDGREGLSIFEREKPEIILLDVWMPEMDGLQVLRNIKNKDENAIVIVISGHGTISTAVEAVKMGAYDFLEKPLSIDKVLEVIFRGLNREDKLKEKIDDFKIGISRGFDIFKQKTIGKSIVVYGVGLHSGVKTGMILLPMPEDTGIIFEHIPDGERIPAYIDYVYSVGYASSVKGKYCIVRTIEHLLATCHMYGITNLLIKVSEEIPIFDGSAIEICNKMEEAGIVEQKEGIEPLRIQRRVQLSNLNNGKSLYIEPSDVFEVDYLLEHSKPIGIQRYHFMGDKDNFVREIAPARTFGFIKDFEQLAKMGLASGGRINNVIILSDEEVINTQLRFEDEFVRHKILDLIGDIYLLNRPVIGRIVAKQTGHIENIALVKELKRLFYE
- the mobB gene encoding molybdopterin-guanine dinucleotide biosynthesis protein B, encoding MDKKNIPVISIVGKSKVGKTTFIERLIPVLKDKGLKVATIKHHPHNFEIDIIGKDTYRHKKAGAKIVIISSPKKIALVEDVETELTLDEILSRYVSNVEILITEGYKQGNMPKIEIYHPKEGAKPLCYNDKNLIAIITDESIDAHVPTFQRDDIKGVAEFIISRFIRKKVS
- a CDS encoding NUDIX hydrolase; this translates as MIKEWKLLDSRVDRDYKVFKILINQAHSPRTERISEFYTIDTNDWVNIIPITENGEVVMIKQYRHGSREVTLEIPGGLVDDEGPENAALRELLEETGYTGENLQYLGATNPNPAIFNNLCHTYLTENVKKVAEKNLDDDEDIEVVLVPILEIPSLIEKGIITHSLVIVAFHFYFSEKLQP